Proteins from one Patescibacteria group bacterium genomic window:
- a CDS encoding PrgI family protein, whose amino-acid sequence MQYTVPKFIERKPKIVGPLTFKQFVFIGGAGGICFFLYFFLGKKITPFFVLIAIILMGGSLALAFLKIKGYSLPTFVKNSLMFFLSTKIFIWKRKFLPPKMEKVKKVEKEVEEESSLKIAGRSRLQKLSTQLETKTK is encoded by the coding sequence ATGCAATATACCGTTCCAAAATTTATTGAAAGAAAGCCAAAAATAGTGGGACCTCTTACTTTTAAGCAATTTGTTTTTATTGGGGGAGCCGGAGGGATTTGTTTTTTCCTTTATTTTTTTCTTGGCAAAAAAATTACCCCCTTCTTTGTATTAATTGCTATAATCTTAATGGGGGGATCTTTAGCGCTGGCTTTTTTAAAAATTAAGGGCTATTCTTTACCAACGTTTGTTAAAAATTCTTTAATGTTTTTTCTTTCCACAAAAATTTTCATTTGGAAAAGAAAATTTCTTCCTCCAAAAATGGAAAAAGTTAAGAAAGTAGAAAAAGAGGTTGAGGAAGAGTCTTCATTAAAGATTGCTGGAAGAAGTCGGTTACAAAAATTATCAACTCAATTAGAAACAAAAACAAAATAA